Within Thermus hydrothermalis, the genomic segment CGGTACCTCCTGGAGGAGGTCTTCCTGCCCCAGGTCCTGGGCCGGGACTTCCCAAACCCCGAGGCCCTTGGACAGGCGCTTTCCCCTTTCCGCGGAAACCCCATGGCCAAGGCGGTCCTGGAGATGGCCTTTTACGACCTCTACGCCAAGGGCCTCGCTAAGCCCCTTTACCAGGTCCTGGGCGGGGTGCGGCGGGAGGTGGAGGTGGGGGTTTCCTTGGGCATCCAGCCCACGGTGGCGGACACGCTGAAGGCGGTGGAACGGCACCTGGCCCAGGGCTACCGCCGCATCAAGCTCAAGATCAAGCCGGGCTGGGACTACGAGGTCCTAAAGGCGGTGCGCCAGGCCTTCCCCGAGGCCACCCTCACCGCCGACGCCAACTCCGCCTACCGCCTCGCTGACTTCGCCCGCCTGAAGCGGCTGGACGAGCTTGGGCTGGACTACATTGAGCAACCCCTGGGCTACGACGACCTCCTGGACCACGCCAAGCTGCAACGGGAGCTCGCCACCCCCATCTGCCTGGACGAGAGCCTCACCTCCAAGGAGAAGGCGAGGAAGGCCATTGAGCTTGGGGCGGGGCGGGTCTTCAACATCAAGCCCGCCCGGCTCGGCGGGCACACGGAAAGCCTCAAGGTCCACGCCCTGGCCGAGGCCGCCGGCATCCCCTTGTGGATGGGGGGGATGCTGGAGGCGGGGGTGGGGCGGGCCCACAACCTGCACCTGGCGAGCCTCCCCGGCTTCACCAAACCGGGGGACGTGAGCTCGGCGAGCCGCTACTGGGAGGAGGACATCGTGGAGGAAGCCCTCGAGGCCCAAGAAGGCCTCATGCCCGTGCCCCAGGGGCCGGGGATTGGGGTGCACCTGAAGCTCCCCTTCGTGGAGCGGATCACCCTATGGAAGCGGTACTTGTCCGCGAGCTAAAGGGCTGGGAGGAGATGGAGGAGGTGGTGGCCCTCCAGGAGGCCATCTGGGGGCGGGACGCCCGGGACCTGGTCCCCCGGGGCCTCCTCATCGCCGCCCAGGACGAGGGGGGTCTGGTGGCGGGGGCTTTCCTCGGGGGAAGGATGGTGGGCTTCGTCTTCGGCTTCCCCACGGCGGACCCAACCCGGCACCACTCCCACATGCTGGGAGTCCTGGAGGCCCACCG encodes:
- the menC gene encoding o-succinylbenzoate synthase — protein: MRLEGAELRILELPLKFRFETSFGVQTKRTILLLRLFGEGLEGLGEGVMERLPLYREETVEGARYLLEEVFLPQVLGRDFPNPEALGQALSPFRGNPMAKAVLEMAFYDLYAKGLAKPLYQVLGGVRREVEVGVSLGIQPTVADTLKAVERHLAQGYRRIKLKIKPGWDYEVLKAVRQAFPEATLTADANSAYRLADFARLKRLDELGLDYIEQPLGYDDLLDHAKLQRELATPICLDESLTSKEKARKAIELGAGRVFNIKPARLGGHTESLKVHALAEAAGIPLWMGGMLEAGVGRAHNLHLASLPGFTKPGDVSSASRYWEEDIVEEALEAQEGLMPVPQGPGIGVHLKLPFVERITLWKRYLSAS